A genomic window from Paucibacter sp. KCTC 42545 includes:
- a CDS encoding saccharopine dehydrogenase family protein: protein MSKKVRIAILGGAGMMGQGIIRDLLSERAVVDVAEIKLFDSNRERMTALTLELNDARLTLHELDVSDPQALARSLDGSDICVNSVPTLAGFQMAIFEAALAAKVDYVDLGGLGTYTVKQLEWHERFRAEGVVAVLGVGADPGMSNVICRAVADELDEIDSIKLYWAATLSGPENPVLVPPYSVSTVLAEYAHPCLQFLDGRHVECAPQTGIEVIDLPQPWGRCEFMYSIHSEQLTVPLAEGIREKGIKEFTWKLHLPKREHEAWVGLVKAGFGDFDRPVEINGVAVRPLDVLNAVISRNISEKAAQIPEQKSSEIHFAIGHGRVGGQAATVRCEVLVHADPMYAGYVDAATSMNASIAVQLMLRDPRRPGVYAPEAYFKVDAYFEEARKRKFAISLTRELA from the coding sequence ATGAGCAAGAAGGTAAGGATCGCCATCCTGGGCGGCGCGGGCATGATGGGGCAGGGCATCATTCGCGATTTGTTGTCTGAGCGCGCCGTGGTCGATGTCGCGGAAATCAAGCTGTTTGATTCCAATCGCGAGCGCATGACGGCCTTGACCCTGGAGCTCAACGACGCGCGCCTGACGCTGCATGAGCTGGATGTGAGCGATCCCCAGGCGCTCGCCCGCTCCCTCGATGGCTCAGACATTTGCGTCAACTCAGTGCCGACGCTGGCCGGCTTTCAAATGGCCATTTTTGAGGCTGCCTTGGCTGCCAAGGTGGACTATGTCGATCTGGGTGGCTTGGGGACCTACACGGTCAAACAGCTGGAGTGGCATGAGCGTTTCCGCGCCGAAGGTGTGGTGGCCGTGCTCGGCGTCGGCGCCGATCCAGGCATGTCGAATGTGATCTGCCGCGCCGTGGCGGATGAGCTCGATGAGATCGACAGCATCAAGCTCTACTGGGCCGCGACACTGTCCGGCCCCGAGAATCCGGTGCTGGTGCCGCCCTACAGTGTCTCGACGGTCTTGGCCGAGTACGCGCATCCCTGCTTGCAGTTCCTGGATGGCCGTCATGTGGAATGCGCGCCGCAGACCGGCATCGAAGTGATCGATCTGCCGCAGCCTTGGGGGCGTTGCGAATTCATGTATTCGATCCACTCCGAGCAGCTGACTGTGCCGCTGGCGGAGGGCATTCGCGAAAAGGGCATCAAGGAATTCACCTGGAAGCTGCATCTGCCCAAGCGCGAGCATGAGGCCTGGGTCGGCTTGGTCAAGGCCGGCTTTGGTGATTTCGACCGGCCGGTGGAGATCAACGGCGTCGCGGTTCGCCCGCTGGATGTGCTGAATGCCGTCATCAGCCGCAATATCAGCGAGAAGGCAGCGCAGATTCCCGAGCAAAAGAGCAGTGAGATCCACTTCGCCATCGGGCACGGCCGGGTTGGCGGCCAAGCGGCCACGGTGCGTTGCGAGGTGCTGGTTCATGCCGACCCGATGTACGCCGGCTATGTGGATGCGGCAACCTCGATGAACGCCTCCATCGCCGTTCAGCTGATGTTGCGTGATCCGCGTCGCCCCGGCGTCTACGCCCCAGAGGCCTACTTCAAGGTGGATGCCTACTTTGAAGAGGCCAGAAAGCGCAAGTTCGCGATCTCGCTGACACGCGAGTTGGCTTGA